Proteins from one Effusibacillus pohliae DSM 22757 genomic window:
- the def gene encoding peptide deformylase → MAIRMIRLEGDPVLRQVAKPVPEITKNILKLLDDMAETMYDAEGVGLAAPQVGVSKRVIVMDCGQGLIEMINPEIIDKEGEQIGPEGCLSIPGVTAEVRRANRVVAKGLNRHGQEITVEGEGLLARCIQHEIDHLNGILFTDYVNPLDLLKVNK, encoded by the coding sequence ATGGCGATCCGTATGATACGGCTGGAAGGTGATCCGGTGCTGCGGCAGGTGGCGAAGCCGGTGCCGGAGATTACGAAGAATATTCTGAAACTGCTGGACGATATGGCGGAGACGATGTATGACGCGGAAGGCGTCGGGCTTGCGGCGCCGCAGGTCGGCGTGTCGAAACGGGTGATCGTGATGGACTGCGGCCAGGGTCTGATTGAGATGATCAATCCGGAAATCATAGACAAAGAAGGGGAACAGATCGGGCCGGAAGGCTGCCTGTCGATTCCCGGAGTGACGGCCGAGGTGCGCCGGGCCAACCGGGTGGTGGCGAAAGGGCTGAACCGGCACGGGCAGGAAATCACTGTCGAAGGGGAAGGCTTGCTGGCCCGCTGTATTCAACACGAAATCGACCATTTGAACGGCATTCTGTTTACCGATTATGTCAATCCGCTCGACTTGCTGAAAGTCAACAAATAG